A stretch of Triticum aestivum cultivar Chinese Spring chromosome 1D, IWGSC CS RefSeq v2.1, whole genome shotgun sequence DNA encodes these proteins:
- the LOC123182338 gene encoding uncharacterized protein produces the protein MDPEEGSKRARSADDSTDTVGLTAGWADIPRELLPVVLSRLPCPVDRLRFSVVNKKWHGFIKQHPPRLPPLLPSLVLPASPEHPLVHVTQGGNTRRLGLPPDIKQRASFCGSYEGGWFVLALDKPLENRLFNIFSGVSIPMPTTTMVDGDARYIRVEAAALSGSPVLDPPYNYTIGAIARIEGSELSGIALWDPSKEHWTGIDWDLIRSQSLDIHDVVYSNGSFYFLNSYENMERIGAHPNREGVPPRLEIYVEKDWEIYDEEHPENLTVQRYLVNLGGMEEDNPFLMVLKYQDEPTQPTSSVRVFRLSEVDEPDGPEYPEDVEPRLHWHELDPSSKSDHEFFLQAKLIFIGRGCSRIFNASDFEDLDDKFRTGVSIFFYDDRGVEDQECFLRGDMGRFTLPEAQVEPWPPVGSQAIGPRSRKFPPTGWIH, from the exons ATGGATCCAGAAGAGGGGAGCAAGCGCGCTCGTTCGGCTGATGAT AGCACGGACACCGTCGGCCTCACAGCGGGATGGGCAGACATTCCCCGCGAGCTGCTTCCCGTTGTGCTCTCCCGCCTGCCATGTCCGGTAGATCGTCTCCGTTTCTCCGTGGTCAACAAGAAATGGCACGGGTTCATCAAACAACaccctcctcgtcttcctccacTGCTCCCGTCCTTGGTGCTACCGGCTTCTCCAGAGCACCCTCTGGTCCACGTAACACAGGGAGGGAACACCCGGCGCCTCGGACTCCCACCAGACATCAAGCAGAGAGCAAGTTTCTGTGGATCCTACGAAGGGGGGTGGTTCGTCCTCGCTCTTGATAAACCACTGGAGAACAGGCTGTTCAACATATTCTCCGGCGTCAGCATTCCGATGCCAACGACGACAATGGTGGACGGGGATGCACGATATATCCGAGTTGAGGCAGCTGCTCTATCAGGGTCGCCAGTTCTGGACCCACCATACAACTACACCATCGGCGCGATTGCAAGGATCGAGGGCAGTGAGTTATCTGGCATTGCACTATGGGACCCGTCCAAGGAGCACTGGACGGGCATTGACTGGGATCTCATCCGATCGCAGAGTCTGGATATACACGATGTGGTATACTCCAATGGCAGCTTTTACTTCCTCAACTCTTATGAGAACATGGAGAGAATTGGAGCTCATCCCAACCGTGAGGGAGTCCCACCCCGTCTGGAGATTTATGTCGAGAAGGATTGGGAGATATATGATGAGGAACACCCGGAGAACTTGACAGTCCAGCGGTATTTGGTTAATCTTGGAGGTATGGAGGAGGATAATCCTTTCCTCATGGTGCTCAAGTATCAAGATGAGCCTACGCAGCCCACTTCCTCTGTGCGCGTGTTCAGGCTAAGCGAGGTTGATGAACCTGACGGTCCAGAGTACCCTGAGGATGTGGAGCCCCGTCTCCACTGGCATGAGCTAGATCCCAGCTCCAAGTCGGACCATGAGTTTTTCCTTCAGGCCAAGCTCATATTCATTGGGCGTGGTTGCTCCAGGATCTTCAATGCCAGTGATTTTGAGGATCTCGACGACAAGTTTCGCACTGGAGTGTCCATTTTCTTCTACGACGACCGTGGCGTCGAGGACCAAGAATGCTTCCTGCGTGGTGACATGGGAAGGTTCACTCTGCCGGAGGCCCAAGTTGAGCCGTGGCCGCCGGTCGGCAGCCAAGCAATCGGGCCACGGTCGCGCAAGTTCCCTCCTACGGGGTGGATTCACTGA